In one Arenibacter antarcticus genomic region, the following are encoded:
- a CDS encoding FecR family protein, producing MERDQILKYIQENTSPQETREIEKWIRSSKENTQKFNILKARYLATTFEETSKIINIGKSLEEYKRVLDQDTIAKRKRIWVETLKYAAMIVVVFGLATIYQVNTSDTSPIVSIPENTITLKLENGDIKTIDDDGTTRVVDSHGNIVGTQHGNRIIYNNESRVEKLIYNILTVPYGKRFDIILSDSTRIFLNAGSSLKYPIKFIKGQNREVYLSGEAFFEVAKNENPFIVNTNELDIMVLGTSFNVTSYPEDNTTNTVLVEGSVALYQDEDQDSNRKTLLTPGHLASLNKTNMEITIEKSETFLFTAWKNGNIVFRHTTFNEIIKKLERHYDITIINNNKVLGQELFTASFENPSLEHVLNTFEDNYGIEYIIDNKKITINP from the coding sequence ATGGAACGTGATCAAATATTGAAATATATACAGGAAAATACTTCTCCTCAAGAAACTCGTGAGATAGAAAAGTGGATCCGGTCATCAAAAGAGAATACCCAAAAGTTCAATATCCTAAAAGCTAGATATTTAGCTACTACATTTGAAGAAACTTCCAAAATCATAAATATTGGAAAAAGTTTAGAGGAATATAAAAGGGTATTAGATCAGGACACCATAGCCAAACGTAAGAGAATCTGGGTCGAAACTCTTAAGTACGCTGCAATGATAGTGGTGGTTTTTGGTTTGGCAACCATATATCAAGTAAATACTTCGGACACCAGTCCTATCGTTTCCATTCCAGAAAATACCATTACACTTAAGCTAGAAAATGGCGATATAAAGACAATAGATGACGATGGTACTACACGGGTTGTAGACTCCCATGGTAATATTGTAGGGACCCAGCATGGGAATCGAATAATATATAATAATGAATCGCGTGTCGAAAAGTTGATCTATAACATATTAACAGTTCCTTATGGAAAACGATTCGATATCATACTTTCAGATAGTACCCGTATATTTTTAAATGCAGGCAGTTCTCTTAAATATCCCATAAAATTTATCAAGGGTCAAAATAGAGAAGTATATCTCTCCGGAGAAGCTTTTTTCGAGGTAGCCAAAAATGAAAACCCTTTCATTGTTAATACTAATGAATTGGATATAATGGTTTTGGGCACATCATTCAATGTTACCTCCTATCCAGAGGACAACACTACAAATACAGTACTGGTTGAGGGGTCTGTTGCCCTATACCAAGATGAAGATCAGGACTCTAATAGGAAGACACTCCTAACTCCGGGACATTTAGCTTCGTTGAACAAGACAAATATGGAAATCACTATAGAGAAGAGCGAGACCTTCTTATTCACCGCATGGAAAAATGGCAACATTGTATTCAGGCATACCACTTTTAATGAAATTATTAAAAAACTAGAAAGACATTATGATATCACTATAATAAACAACAACAAGGTCTTAGGCCAGGAATTATTTACGGCCAGCTTCGAAAATCCATCACTGGAACATGTACTTAATACTTTCGAGGATAATTACGGGATAGAATATATTATTGACAATAAAAAAATTACAATTAATCCTTAA
- a CDS encoding RNA polymerase sigma-70 factor translates to MRKGDIKAYETLFRLYYDKLLHIAKGYLGNLEDAEGIVQNVFIKVWERKSEFGKIKSINNYLYTMTKNSCLDHIKHLKVKESFSKTFYNEKTAINYQFIKDEAAATILEEELELRINLAIELLPEKCKKVFIKSRIEGMKHADIAKTLNISKRTVDNHISNALKHMKFHLKEFLTLFFITFL, encoded by the coding sequence TTGCGAAAGGGAGATATTAAGGCCTATGAAACCTTGTTTCGCCTTTACTATGACAAACTTCTACATATCGCAAAAGGTTATCTCGGAAACCTGGAAGATGCTGAGGGAATCGTACAAAATGTCTTTATAAAGGTATGGGAACGGAAGAGTGAATTCGGTAAAATCAAAAGTATCAATAACTACCTTTATACCATGACCAAGAACTCCTGCTTGGATCACATAAAGCATCTAAAAGTCAAAGAATCTTTTTCAAAAACTTTTTATAATGAAAAGACTGCAATAAATTATCAGTTCATTAAAGATGAAGCAGCCGCCACAATTCTGGAGGAAGAACTGGAGTTGAGGATTAACCTTGCAATTGAATTACTTCCTGAAAAATGTAAAAAAGTCTTTATAAAAAGTAGGATAGAGGGGATGAAACATGCTGATATTGCTAAAACCCTGAACATATCTAAACGAACCGTGGATAACCATATTTCCAATGCTCTTAAGCATATGAAGTTCCATTTAAAAGAGTTTCTAACACTATTTTTTATAACTTTTTTATAA
- a CDS encoding SOS response-associated peptidase — translation MCFGTRVTTSIKDLQKFYNVSKLVGKTPVEDELVYYHANGWAHPLLWIVPQERNDHITPSMWGVMPVSEMGADYQKYYKDAARFGAGLNARSEKLFDHFIYKHSAFTKRCIIPVDGFFEPHTAPKKFKVPFYFERRNKELISLAGIYTTTKDGYNTFTILTKEATPLFEKIHNTKKRRPVILKDEDVETWLNSDLSEKEIQEVIKHDMGDTDLHAYPISKDLYSPQIDSNRPDIIKEVKYKELEIEY, via the coding sequence ATGTGTTTCGGTACCAGGGTAACGACTTCCATAAAAGACTTGCAAAAATTCTATAATGTATCCAAGCTGGTCGGTAAAACCCCCGTTGAGGATGAGTTGGTATATTACCATGCCAATGGGTGGGCCCATCCGCTACTATGGATTGTTCCCCAAGAAAGAAATGATCACATTACTCCTTCCATGTGGGGCGTAATGCCTGTAAGCGAAATGGGGGCCGACTACCAGAAGTATTATAAGGATGCCGCACGATTTGGGGCAGGATTAAATGCGCGCTCCGAAAAGCTCTTTGATCATTTTATTTATAAGCACAGTGCCTTTACCAAACGCTGTATCATTCCCGTAGATGGTTTTTTTGAGCCCCATACCGCACCAAAAAAATTTAAGGTCCCTTTTTATTTCGAGCGAAGGAATAAAGAATTGATCAGTCTCGCTGGAATCTACACTACAACAAAGGATGGATATAACACCTTTACCATCCTAACCAAGGAGGCCACTCCCCTCTTTGAAAAAATACACAACACCAAAAAAAGACGTCCCGTAATATTAAAGGATGAGGATGTAGAAACTTGGTTGAATTCTGACCTTTCTGAAAAAGAAATTCAAGAAGTGATAAAGCATGATATGGGTGATACCGACCTCCACGCCTACCCCATCAGCAAAGATTTATACAGTCCACAGATAGACTCTAACAGACCGGATATAATTAAAGAAGTAAAGTACAAGGAATTAGAGATTGAGTATTGA
- the dinB gene encoding DNA polymerase IV: MNKSILHLDLDTFFVSVERLLHSELLKKPVMVGGTGQRGVVAACSYETRRFGVRSGMSMQMAKQLCPEAIVIRGNAGTYMKHSNLITDIIRDTVPLFEKTSVDEFYVDLTGMDRFFGNYKFAIELRKRIIKESGLPISFGLSQNKIVSKVATGEAKPNNQLKIDYGYEKQFLAPLAIRKIPMIGKASAQTLIHMGIDRVKLIQDMPVEMLMTVLGKNGRTIWNRANGIDNCPVIPYCERKSISNERTFNLDTIDVQKLRDTLTAMVDTLAYQLRLGDKMTGCVSIKIRYSDFQTYNKQIRIPYTSADHILLPTVMELFNKLYGRRILVRLIGVKFSHLVGGHYQIDLFDDNEKILELYRSLDKIRNRFGAGSIMKASTLDVKSVISGRNPFDGEPPVLLAHRNQ, encoded by the coding sequence ATGAACAAGTCAATTTTGCATCTGGATCTCGATACCTTTTTTGTTTCCGTAGAACGGTTGCTCCATAGCGAACTGCTTAAAAAGCCTGTAATGGTAGGCGGTACGGGACAGCGGGGAGTGGTGGCTGCCTGTAGTTATGAGACTCGACGTTTTGGCGTGCGTTCGGGTATGTCCATGCAGATGGCAAAACAACTGTGTCCGGAAGCAATTGTAATCAGGGGCAATGCCGGTACCTATATGAAACATTCGAACCTTATTACCGATATCATACGAGATACGGTTCCTTTGTTCGAAAAAACAAGTGTAGATGAGTTTTATGTAGATCTAACGGGGATGGACCGATTTTTTGGCAATTATAAGTTTGCTATAGAGCTGCGCAAACGTATCATTAAAGAGTCAGGACTGCCTATTTCATTTGGCCTGTCACAGAACAAAATTGTAAGTAAAGTGGCTACCGGTGAAGCGAAGCCCAATAATCAGTTGAAAATCGACTATGGCTATGAAAAGCAATTTTTAGCGCCTTTGGCAATTAGAAAGATTCCTATGATAGGGAAAGCCTCCGCCCAAACTTTGATTCATATGGGTATAGACCGGGTAAAATTAATTCAAGATATGCCAGTAGAAATGCTGATGACAGTATTGGGAAAAAATGGGCGTACTATTTGGAACCGTGCCAATGGAATAGATAATTGTCCAGTAATCCCTTATTGCGAGCGAAAATCCATAAGCAATGAGCGAACTTTTAACCTGGACACTATAGATGTGCAGAAACTTCGTGACACCCTTACCGCCATGGTAGACACTCTAGCCTATCAATTGCGGTTGGGAGATAAAATGACAGGATGTGTCTCGATAAAAATCAGGTATTCTGATTTTCAGACCTATAATAAGCAAATACGGATTCCTTATACAAGTGCCGATCATATATTGCTGCCCACCGTGATGGAACTATTTAATAAATTGTATGGGCGAAGAATTTTAGTCCGGTTGATCGGGGTAAAATTTTCCCATCTTGTTGGAGGGCATTACCAGATCGACCTTTTTGATGACAATGAGAAGATTCTAGAATTGTATAGATCCTTAGATAAAATACGTAATCGTTTTGGGGCAGGAAGTATTATGAAAGCTTCGACCTTGGATGTGAAATCCGTAATATCGGGTAGGAACCCCTTTGATGGGGAGCCTCCCGTTCTCTTGGCCCATAGAAATCAGTAA